A genomic stretch from Neodiprion fabricii isolate iyNeoFabr1 chromosome 3, iyNeoFabr1.1, whole genome shotgun sequence includes:
- the LOC124178755 gene encoding multiple inositol polyphosphate phosphatase 1-like isoform X2: MDLSSIFHYNNVTCFSLIFLFEVSKEFHYQKCSTITPYRYIANYNDSKINYPGCTEKKIWLMIRHGTRFPGKKDSSQMIEELPKLRQLILDRYECNESKISEQAYHDLAKWRLDLIKADTMKLTEEGERELIDLAERIQSRFHTLLPEIYNNSTYKLKYTHTQRAEESAKHFTIGLFGQSAAQKVWYHPAEHNDIVLRSYKNCDRWKSEVKHNPKSTEQMRMFINSNVFNETLDEMSQVLGFVVDYDTAYLIYLTCGFETAWKKDANSPWCRFLSLSNFQVIEYARDLSYFWNDGYGFELNHRQACPGLRDVFQFFQAESELKAAIHFSHSGTILKLASLLGLAKDATKLRHDSFQLHQNHRAWRVSRIDAFASNIGFVLYECQRDGPSILTMHQERVVQIPGCPENGPCPISIFEKIFSQSINHCDFKKICTL, translated from the exons atggATCTATCTTCGATATTccattacaataacgttacttGTTTCAgccttatttttcttttcgaagtTTCCAAGGAATTCCACTACCAAAAATGTTCTACAAT AACACCGTACAGGTACATTGCCAACTATaatgattcaaaaataaacTATCCAG GAtgtactgagaaaaaaatatggttgATGATTCGTCATGGAACACGTTTCCCTGGCAAAAAAGATTCATCCCAAATGATCGAGGAGCTTCCAAAGTTACGGCAGCTAATATTGGACCGTTATGAATGCAATGAATCTAAGATTTCTGAACAGGCATACCATGATCTTGCTAAATGGAGACTTGACTTGATCAAAGCTGATACGATGAAACTAACCGAGGAAGGCGAAAGGGAGTTAATAGATCTCGCTGAAAGGATTCAATCCCGATTTCACACCCTATTACCtgaaatatacaataatagcACCTACAAA ttaaaatatactcacacacaACGAGCGGAGGAAAGCGCAAAGCATTTTACGATCGGCTTATTCGGTCAGAGCGCGGCTCAAAAAGTTTGGTACCATCCGGCTGAGCACAATGATATTGTACTTCGA tcTTACAAAAATTGTGATCGTTGGAAGTCAGAAGTTAAACATAATCCAAAATCTACCGAACAGATGCGCATGTTTATAAACAGCAATGTCTTCAACGAAACACTGGATGAAATGTCTCAAGTTCTTGGATTTGTAGTTGATTATG ACACGGCCTACCTAATCTATTTGACTTGCGGATTTGAGACCGCATGGAAAAAAGATGCCAATTCACCGTGGTGCCGGTTTCTCTCACTTAGCAACTTTCAG gTGATAGAATATGCCAGGGATTTGAGCTATTTTTGGAATGATGGTTATGGGTTTGAACTCAATCACCGGCAAGCCTGCCCGGGCCTTCGCgatgtttttcaattctttca AGCGGAATCAGAGCTGAAAGCCGCCATTCATTTTTCGCATTCCGGCACTATTTTGAAATTGGCTTCTCTTTTGGGACTAGCCAAAGATGCAACTAAATTGCGGCATGATTCATTTCAACTACACCAAAATCATCGAGCCTGGAGAGTCAGTCGCATTGATGCATTCGCCTCGAATATAGGATTCGTTTTATACGA GTGCCAGCGAGATGGTCCTAGTATTCTGACCATGCATCAAGAACGAGTTGTGCAAATTCCGGGATGTCCTGAAAACGGACCTTGTCCAATTTct
- the LOC124178755 gene encoding multiple inositol polyphosphate phosphatase 1-like isoform X1 yields MFYNVITLVFVIHCAFISLATTCKCFSTDDDHYKCHFSTRTPYRYIANYNDSKINYPGCTEKKIWLMIRHGTRFPGKKDSSQMIEELPKLRQLILDRYECNESKISEQAYHDLAKWRLDLIKADTMKLTEEGERELIDLAERIQSRFHTLLPEIYNNSTYKLKYTHTQRAEESAKHFTIGLFGQSAAQKVWYHPAEHNDIVLRSYKNCDRWKSEVKHNPKSTEQMRMFINSNVFNETLDEMSQVLGFVVDYDTAYLIYLTCGFETAWKKDANSPWCRFLSLSNFQVIEYARDLSYFWNDGYGFELNHRQACPGLRDVFQFFQAESELKAAIHFSHSGTILKLASLLGLAKDATKLRHDSFQLHQNHRAWRVSRIDAFASNIGFVLYECQRDGPSILTMHQERVVQIPGCPENGPCPISIFEKIFSQSINHCDFKKICTL; encoded by the exons ATGTTCTACAATGTAATTACCCTGGTATTCGTAATCCACTGTGCATTTATTAGTCTCGCAACGACTTGCAAATGTTTCTCAACTGATGACGATCATTACAAATGTCATTTTTCAACCAGAACACCGTACAGGTACATTGCCAACTATaatgattcaaaaataaacTATCCAG GAtgtactgagaaaaaaatatggttgATGATTCGTCATGGAACACGTTTCCCTGGCAAAAAAGATTCATCCCAAATGATCGAGGAGCTTCCAAAGTTACGGCAGCTAATATTGGACCGTTATGAATGCAATGAATCTAAGATTTCTGAACAGGCATACCATGATCTTGCTAAATGGAGACTTGACTTGATCAAAGCTGATACGATGAAACTAACCGAGGAAGGCGAAAGGGAGTTAATAGATCTCGCTGAAAGGATTCAATCCCGATTTCACACCCTATTACCtgaaatatacaataatagcACCTACAAA ttaaaatatactcacacacaACGAGCGGAGGAAAGCGCAAAGCATTTTACGATCGGCTTATTCGGTCAGAGCGCGGCTCAAAAAGTTTGGTACCATCCGGCTGAGCACAATGATATTGTACTTCGA tcTTACAAAAATTGTGATCGTTGGAAGTCAGAAGTTAAACATAATCCAAAATCTACCGAACAGATGCGCATGTTTATAAACAGCAATGTCTTCAACGAAACACTGGATGAAATGTCTCAAGTTCTTGGATTTGTAGTTGATTATG ACACGGCCTACCTAATCTATTTGACTTGCGGATTTGAGACCGCATGGAAAAAAGATGCCAATTCACCGTGGTGCCGGTTTCTCTCACTTAGCAACTTTCAG gTGATAGAATATGCCAGGGATTTGAGCTATTTTTGGAATGATGGTTATGGGTTTGAACTCAATCACCGGCAAGCCTGCCCGGGCCTTCGCgatgtttttcaattctttca AGCGGAATCAGAGCTGAAAGCCGCCATTCATTTTTCGCATTCCGGCACTATTTTGAAATTGGCTTCTCTTTTGGGACTAGCCAAAGATGCAACTAAATTGCGGCATGATTCATTTCAACTACACCAAAATCATCGAGCCTGGAGAGTCAGTCGCATTGATGCATTCGCCTCGAATATAGGATTCGTTTTATACGA GTGCCAGCGAGATGGTCCTAGTATTCTGACCATGCATCAAGAACGAGTTGTGCAAATTCCGGGATGTCCTGAAAACGGACCTTGTCCAATTTct
- the LOC124178755 gene encoding multiple inositol polyphosphate phosphatase 1-like isoform X3 — MIRHGTRFPGKKDSSQMIEELPKLRQLILDRYECNESKISEQAYHDLAKWRLDLIKADTMKLTEEGERELIDLAERIQSRFHTLLPEIYNNSTYKLKYTHTQRAEESAKHFTIGLFGQSAAQKVWYHPAEHNDIVLRSYKNCDRWKSEVKHNPKSTEQMRMFINSNVFNETLDEMSQVLGFVVDYDTAYLIYLTCGFETAWKKDANSPWCRFLSLSNFQVIEYARDLSYFWNDGYGFELNHRQACPGLRDVFQFFQAESELKAAIHFSHSGTILKLASLLGLAKDATKLRHDSFQLHQNHRAWRVSRIDAFASNIGFVLYECQRDGPSILTMHQERVVQIPGCPENGPCPISIFEKIFSQSINHCDFKKICTL; from the exons ATGATTCGTCATGGAACACGTTTCCCTGGCAAAAAAGATTCATCCCAAATGATCGAGGAGCTTCCAAAGTTACGGCAGCTAATATTGGACCGTTATGAATGCAATGAATCTAAGATTTCTGAACAGGCATACCATGATCTTGCTAAATGGAGACTTGACTTGATCAAAGCTGATACGATGAAACTAACCGAGGAAGGCGAAAGGGAGTTAATAGATCTCGCTGAAAGGATTCAATCCCGATTTCACACCCTATTACCtgaaatatacaataatagcACCTACAAA ttaaaatatactcacacacaACGAGCGGAGGAAAGCGCAAAGCATTTTACGATCGGCTTATTCGGTCAGAGCGCGGCTCAAAAAGTTTGGTACCATCCGGCTGAGCACAATGATATTGTACTTCGA tcTTACAAAAATTGTGATCGTTGGAAGTCAGAAGTTAAACATAATCCAAAATCTACCGAACAGATGCGCATGTTTATAAACAGCAATGTCTTCAACGAAACACTGGATGAAATGTCTCAAGTTCTTGGATTTGTAGTTGATTATG ACACGGCCTACCTAATCTATTTGACTTGCGGATTTGAGACCGCATGGAAAAAAGATGCCAATTCACCGTGGTGCCGGTTTCTCTCACTTAGCAACTTTCAG gTGATAGAATATGCCAGGGATTTGAGCTATTTTTGGAATGATGGTTATGGGTTTGAACTCAATCACCGGCAAGCCTGCCCGGGCCTTCGCgatgtttttcaattctttca AGCGGAATCAGAGCTGAAAGCCGCCATTCATTTTTCGCATTCCGGCACTATTTTGAAATTGGCTTCTCTTTTGGGACTAGCCAAAGATGCAACTAAATTGCGGCATGATTCATTTCAACTACACCAAAATCATCGAGCCTGGAGAGTCAGTCGCATTGATGCATTCGCCTCGAATATAGGATTCGTTTTATACGA GTGCCAGCGAGATGGTCCTAGTATTCTGACCATGCATCAAGAACGAGTTGTGCAAATTCCGGGATGTCCTGAAAACGGACCTTGTCCAATTTct